Proteins from one Hylaeus volcanicus isolate JK05 unplaced genomic scaffold, UHH_iyHylVolc1.0_haploid 12186, whole genome shotgun sequence genomic window:
- the LOC128882789 gene encoding uncharacterized protein LOC128882789, with product MWSNAEIARATRENLPNKEFNQPLTKKSRTHDSDNVHSECRVTRVVHILGRKYPLTDTFYKYLDIEVRIGGSCDVELAIGDSRGNEIKFSMDTWKDLLRKRHNILQIFADTSETSSEPISINGVTVKFRQLNDVKLAKLSNSTVSMFMSEKTVQKLFGFEYCIDHMYSWLSKNLYLVESKYNRFIEIIQNAEIKDYAKAIVESENFERHSLIDSELLALGLDVMLEYSYQ from the exons ATGTGGTCCAATGCTGAAATCGCTCGAGCAACGCGAGAGAATCTTCCGAACAAGGAGTTCAACCAAccattaacaaagaaatcgcGCACACA TGATAGCGATAATGTTCATTCGGAATGTAGAGTAACACGCGTGGTGCATATACTGGGGAGGAAATATCCCCTGACGGATACATTCTACAAGTATCTCGACATCGAGGTTCGAATCGGTGGTTCCTGTGATGTAGAGCTGGCTATAGGAGACTCTcgtggaaacgaaattaaattttctatggatacgTGGAAAGATCTACTACGAAAGAGGCATAACATTCTGCAGATTTTTGCTGATACATCGGAAACCTCGAGCGAGCCGATAAGCATTAATGGTGTAACAGTTAAATTCCGTCAACTAAACGACGTAAAACTCGCAAAACTCTCAAATTCTACCGTCTCTATGTTCATGAGTGAAAAAACCGTACAAAAGTTGTTCGGTTTCGAATATTGTATCGATCACATGTACAGTTGGCTGTCTAAAAACTTGTACCTGGTAGAATCTAAGTACAACAggtttatagaaataatacaaaatgctgAAATTAAGGATTATGCAAAGGCGATTGTTGAATCTGAAAATTTTGAGCGTCATTCATTGATTGACTCTGAATTGTTAGCATTAGGTTTAGATGTAATGTTGGAATACAGTTATCAATAA